A genomic window from Ursus arctos isolate Adak ecotype North America unplaced genomic scaffold, UrsArc2.0 scaffold_25, whole genome shotgun sequence includes:
- the PROX2 gene encoding prospero homeobox protein 2: MDPNSGLLPPLSRACSHLAEPCMEGERSPAPREKGRDSPFAWSPGPSSTFADPDWFWDENIQAKRARVETIVQGMCLSPHALALGPGNAGARDGAYCAEKARERKRKQSLPMQQGPLKPGPVGDHGSRKGGPRVREQLHQLKQQLRHLQKHILQAAEPRDAAQDPGGSETDQGPLRVKQRKGCGSRPWAMDSDHYQGSRADLSWEEEHRASEVECQSDEPRFLPCGARALLEILRKELTGAVAQAVDSVLQKVLTDPPGHLTQLGRSFQGLVPEGRSEPSPPERGACKDLFPLATLPRRAQPQTGVPLRNLSLAKSLDPPRYPVSLRMIPRSYQGPPANCPLTAPSHIQGNQILGQLLGHGPSGHWSSSLSHDSSSQSHPSSEPALRPWGAVKLRPSVLSQQQYALPFTSPRLERLPLLPSVKMEPGGQQAAPDALPFPSLHIQEGLNPGHLKKAKLMFFFTRYPSSNLLKAYFPDVQFNRCITSQMIKWFSNFREFYYIQMEKFARQAISDGVTNPKMLVVLRDSELFRALNMHYNKGNDFEVPDCFLEVASLTLQEFFRAVSAGKDSDPSWKKPIYKIISKLDSDIPEIFKSSSYPQELFRN; encoded by the exons ATGGACCCAAACTCTGGCTTGCTTCCTCCTCTGTCCCGGGCTTGCTCCCACCTGGCAGAACCCTGTATGGAAGGTGAGAGAAGCCCAGCCCCCCGAGAGAAGGGCAGAGACTCCCCCTTTGCCTGGAGCCCAGGCCCCAGCTCCACCTTTGCCGACCCTGACTGGTTTTGGGATGAGAACATCCAAGCAAAGCGGGCCAGGGTGGAGACCATCGTCCAAGGCATGTGCCTCTCTCCTCACGCTCTGGCTCTGGGGCCAGGCAATGCCGGAGCCAGGGACGGCGCGTATTGTGCAGAGAAGGCCCGGGAGCGGAAGAGGAAGCAGAGCCTTCCCATGCAGCAGGGCCCTCTGAAGCCAGGCCCTGTCGGGGACCACGGCAGCAGGAAAGGGGGCCCTCGGGTAAGAGAACAGCTCCATCAGCTGAAGCAACAGCTAAGACATTTACAAAAGCACATCCTGCAGGCTGCTGAGCCCAGGGACGCAGCCCAGGACCCAGGAGGCTCCGAGACAGACCAGGGCCCTCTGAGGGTAAAGCAGAGGAAGGGCTGTGGATCTAGGCCCTGGGCTATGGACAGTGACCACTACCAGGGTTCCCGTGCGGACCTCTCCTGGGAGGAAGAACACAGGGCATCTGAGGTGGAATGCCAGTCTGACGAGCCCAGATTCCTTCCCTGTGGAGCACGGGCTTTGCTGGAGATTCTGAGGAAAGAACTGACGGGGGCTGTGGCCCAAGCTGTGGACTCAGTATTACAGAAGGTACTAACGGATCCACCAGGCCACCTGACTCAGCTGGGCAGAAGCTTCCAGGGGCTTGTGCCAGAGGGGAGAAGTGAGCCCTCACCTCCTGAGAGAGGAGCCTGTAAAGATCTGTTTCCTTTGGCCACCTTGCCCAGGAGGGCCCAGCCACAGACTGGGGTCCCATTGCGAAACCTATCACTGGCCAAGTCTCTGGATCCTCCTCGATACCCTGTCTCTCTGAGGATGATCCCCAGATCCTATCAGGGTCCTCCAGCAAACTGCCCTTTGACGGCGCCTTCCCACATCCAGGGAAATCAGATCCTTGGCCAGCTACTGGGTCACGGACCCAGTGGTCACTGGAGCAGCAGTCTTTCCCACGACTCATCTTCCCAAAGCCACCCCTCCTCAGAGCCGGCCCTGCGACCGTGGGGAGCGGTCAAGCTGCGACCTTCGGTTCTGAGCCAGCAGCAGTACGCCTTGCCCTTCACTTCCCCCCGTTTGGAGAggctgccccttctcccctcgGTGAAGATGGAACCGGGCGGTCAGCAGGCCGCCCCCGACGCGCTGCCTTTTCCTTCC CTGCATATCCAG GAGGGCCTAAATCCTGGTCACTTGAAGAAGGCCAAACTGATGTTTTTCTTCACACGTTATCCCAGCTCCAACCTCCTGAAGGCTTACTTCCCTGATGTCCAG TTCAACCGCTGCATAACCTCCCAGATGATCAAGTGGTTCAGCAACTTTCGTGAGTTTTATTACATCCAAATGGAGAAATTTGCCCGGCAAGCGATTTCAGATGGTGTCACAAATCCCAAAATGCTGGTGGTACTCCGCGACTCGGAACTTTTTCGAGCTCTCAATATGCACTATAACAAGGGAAATGATTTTGAG GTCCCAGACTGCTTCTTGGAAGTTGCCAGCTTGACGTTACAGGAGTTCTTCAGGGCTGTCTCCGCGGGGAAAGACTCAGATCCTTCCTGGAAGAAAcccatttataaaattatttcgaAACTAGACAGTGATATCCCAGAGATATTCAAATCTTCCAGCTATCCCCAGGAGCTGTTTCGGAATTAA